The genomic segment CATCAGGTCGCCTGCCCAACCGACGAGGTGCAGCGGCTCTGCCAGGTCCTGGGCGTGAACCTGTCCAGCCACTACAAGTGGCCCGCCAGTGCCGAGGCATGGGCCGCCCGGCATCGGGAAGAGCAGATCCTAGCCGACCGGATCCACGAGGTTCACGCCGAGTCCAGCGGCGCCTGCGGCTCCCCGCGAGTGACCGCCGAGCTCCAAGAACAGGGGCTACTGATCGGTGAAAGCGCGTCACGAGGACGGCCGCCCCGTCCCGCTCGGCGTCGGCCAGCCACCGCCACACTGCCCGCTCCCCCACCGCCAACGCCTGAGGGCCATCTGGCTATCCATCACTGTGAAAATTTAATGGGTAGCCACTACTTAGGCCTCTTCGCCCGCTCCCCCCTATTGTCTGTCAAGTCCACTGTCCACAAGGGGCGTTGAAACGGCGAGCCCAGACGTTATGTCACTGGGATCCGCCCCCACCAGACATCCCGAACATGAACCCTTCGCGGGGAAGCACCTTGGGGGCCACTCGAGCAAACCACCATGGCCGCGCCGACTCCATCACCAGAAAGGCAAGATGACGCGGGAAGATCTTGCGAAAATGCCATTTCTAGTCGACGGTCCACAGGTGCGGGAGGACTCAAGGTGTCTTGGTTCCATCATCGCCCCGGAACGAGAGCTCCGAGATCGACACCCTCATCCTCGATCGGTATCCGTGGTCCGAGTCGTCTCCAAGTGATCCTGAATTCTAGTCGGCCAACCACCATAAAATATAGGAGACTTGACATCCCCCTGAGGCGAAGTTAAATTACTGAATCATGAAAATAGAAGCGAGAGATTCTCGCATTGACTGGCTAAGAGAACTCGAGCCAAGGGTAGCGGAATTGGTGGCCCATCATATTGATAAGGGCCGTGAATGGTTTCCGCATCAGTACATCCCTTGGGGGGCGGGCCGTGACTACGACGGCCCCCTCAATGGCGTCGCGTGGAGTAAAGAACAGTCCACCGTGAGCGGGCCCGTACGCTCGGCGCTGATGGTGAACCTGCTCACGGAGGACAACCTTCCCGGCTACCACCTCACGATTGCGTCCCAGACCTCCCGGGATGGCGCGTGGGGGGCTTGGCTCCAGCGGTGGACGGCCGAGGAAGACCGCCACGCCATATCGATGCGGGCATATCTGCATGCGACGCGCGCGGTGGATCCGATCGCCCTGGAGCGTGCCCGGATGCAGCAGGTGGGCATCCCTGCCGTCCCGTGGATGAAGGGTGTCCTGGGGACGATCGCCTACGCCACGGTGCAGGAGTGGGGAACCAGGATCAGCCATCGTAATACTGGGGCTCTGAGTGATGATCCGGTCTGCGAGCAGTTGCTCACCCGGATCGCCCTCGACGAGAACCTGCACATGGTCTTCTATCGTGAGTTGATGCGGGCAGCACTTGCCATCGATCCGGACCCGGTGCTCTGCGCCTTGGACGACACAGTGCGAGAGTTCCGCATGCCGGGAGCCGAGATCTCGAGTTTCGCGAGGATGACCGCTGAGATGGCCATCGCCGGTGTGTACGACTTGCGCATCCATCACGACGACGTCCTGATTCCGATGCTGCGGTCGCTGGAGATCTTCGAACTGGGTGGCCTGGGCCCGGTCGGTGAACAGGCGCGGGAGCGGATTGCCGGACAGCTGACCCAAATAGACGAGCGGGCGCGGCGGTTCACCGAGCGACGCGCGCAGGCTCGCGCCGCCCGGGCACAACGAGCGGACGGCACCGAACAGCCCTACCTCACCCGGACGGGGGAAGCATGACCTCCATTTCGCCTGCTCGAGGCCCGCGTGCGGAGTCGGAGTGCACCAGTGCCGATGCCATCGAGTTCCACTATGACGTCGGCAATGACTTTTACGCCCTGTGGCTGGACGAGACACTCGCCTATTCGGCAGCTGTCTGGGACGGCATCGGCGCCGGGGAGCGCGGCGTGGAGGCACTGGCCGCAGCACAGCGCGCCAAATTCGCCCTCCACCTGGATCTGGCGGGTGCCCCCGCGTCGTCCGAGCCCGGGGACTTCAGCCTGCTGGACGTGGGTTGCGGTTGGGGCGGCCTGATCGACTATGCGGTACGTACCGGCCGGGTCACCCAGGCCACCGGGCTCACTCTCTCCCGGGCGCAACGAGACCATATCCACTCGCGCGGGCTGCCAGAAGTACGGGTCGCGCTGGAGGGTTGGGACGCCCACCAGCCTGAGCGCCCCTATGACGGGATCATCTCCGTCGGCGCCTTCGAGCACTTCGTCACCGGCAGCACACCCAACGACCAGCGGATCACCGCCTATCGGTCCTACTTCGAGAAGTGCTACCAGTGGCTCTCCCCCGGCGCCGGCATGTCGCTGCAGACCATCGCATACGACGGGGTGAGCGGGCCGAAGGGCCCTGTGGGCTCGTTCGTCGCCAGCGAGATCTTCCCGGACGCCGCGCTGCCGCGGCTCTCGGAGATCACGGCCGCCTGCGACCCGTATTTTTCCGTTACCTGGCTGCGCAGCTCGGCCAGGGACTACGCCCGGACCCTCGGCGTGTGGTCCGCAAGCCTGCTGGAAGCCCGGGAGGAAGCCCAGCGGGTGGCAGGCGACGAGGTGTACCGCCGCTACCGGCGCTACCTGAGGGCCTGCGAGGTCACCTTCGTGCGTGAGGCGGCCACGTTGTACCGGATCGGTTTCCGTCGCAGGGACGAGGTACTGCAGCTCTCCGACTGATCCACCTACTGGGCCGGCTTGTCCTTCCTCCCTTGCAGGGCCCGGCGCCGATACGGGGGGTAGGAGCACACACTACTTATTGTCACCGGGGAAAGCCGACCCCCGGGCAGCCCGCTGGGCCGGCCCGGCCCAGCGGCTGGCCGCCCCTGCGGACTTGCGCCGCCTGCCACGGTCAGACCGACCACTACGCAGTCTCCGGCTGCTTCTCTCAACTCTTCATCTCCTCCCCAAATCAAATGGAAAGGCCGCCATGTCTCCGAGCTACCAGATCATCAGTGACAGTCTCATCAAGGAGTTCGACGTGGATCCCGCTCTCGTCCACCCTGATGCCGCGCTGGAGTCACTGCAACTCGACAGCCTCGCCCTGGTCGAACTCTCGCTGATGCTCGAGGAACGCCTGAACATGACCGTCACCGACGTTCCGGCCAGCATCACCCTTGCCGAACTCGTCTCCCTGGTGGACAACGGTTCGGACGCCGACGACCGTGTGCCGGCCGGTCAGAAAGAGAGCGCGTGAACGTCCGTACCGTGGCGGTGACTGGGCTCGGCCTGGTCACCCCAGCAGGCATCGGCGCCGCAGCCACCTGGGAGCACTTCCTGGGCGGCGCACCCACAGCCCGTCCGGACCACCTGCTCGCCGGGCTGCCGGTCGACTTCTCCTGCCAGGTCGGGGAGTTGAACGCCGCCGCCCGGCTCGGCGGACGGCTGAGCAGGCGCCTGGACCGGTTCACGCAGATGGCGCTGATCGCCGCCCGCGAGGCGGTCGCGGACGCCGGGCTGGACCCTCGTGCCTGGAACGCCGACCGGGTCGGTGTCGTCCTGGGTGTCAGCAGCAACGGCATCGACACCTATCCAATGGAGTACGCCCGGCTCGCCAAGGGTCACCCCGACCGGATCTCGCCCATGATGATGCCCCGCAGCATCCCGAACATGGTGTCCGCGGAGGTCAGCCTGGATTTGGGCGCTCACGGCCCCAGTCTCACCGTAAACACCGCCTGCGCGTCGGGCGGCACCGCCCTTGGCGTCGCCTGCGACTTGCTGCGTTCGGGCACCTGCGACATCGTCATCAGCGGCGGCACCGACAGCCAACGCAACCCTATGACGGCATCCGCCTTCGCCCAACTACGCA from the Streptomyces sp. RKAG293 genome contains:
- a CDS encoding acyl-ACP desaturase; this translates as MKIEARDSRIDWLRELEPRVAELVAHHIDKGREWFPHQYIPWGAGRDYDGPLNGVAWSKEQSTVSGPVRSALMVNLLTEDNLPGYHLTIASQTSRDGAWGAWLQRWTAEEDRHAISMRAYLHATRAVDPIALERARMQQVGIPAVPWMKGVLGTIAYATVQEWGTRISHRNTGALSDDPVCEQLLTRIALDENLHMVFYRELMRAALAIDPDPVLCALDDTVREFRMPGAEISSFARMTAEMAIAGVYDLRIHHDDVLIPMLRSLEIFELGGLGPVGEQARERIAGQLTQIDERARRFTERRAQARAARAQRADGTEQPYLTRTGEA
- a CDS encoding class I SAM-dependent methyltransferase, yielding MTSISPARGPRAESECTSADAIEFHYDVGNDFYALWLDETLAYSAAVWDGIGAGERGVEALAAAQRAKFALHLDLAGAPASSEPGDFSLLDVGCGWGGLIDYAVRTGRVTQATGLTLSRAQRDHIHSRGLPEVRVALEGWDAHQPERPYDGIISVGAFEHFVTGSTPNDQRITAYRSYFEKCYQWLSPGAGMSLQTIAYDGVSGPKGPVGSFVASEIFPDAALPRLSEITAACDPYFSVTWLRSSARDYARTLGVWSASLLEAREEAQRVAGDEVYRRYRRYLRACEVTFVREAATLYRIGFRRRDEVLQLSD
- a CDS encoding acyl carrier protein, which codes for MSPSYQIISDSLIKEFDVDPALVHPDAALESLQLDSLALVELSLMLEERLNMTVTDVPASITLAELVSLVDNGSDADDRVPAGQKESA
- a CDS encoding beta-ketoacyl-[acyl-carrier-protein] synthase family protein, whose translation is MNVRTVAVTGLGLVTPAGIGAAATWEHFLGGAPTARPDHLLAGLPVDFSCQVGELNAAARLGGRLSRRLDRFTQMALIAAREAVADAGLDPRAWNADRVGVVLGVSSNGIDTYPMEYARLAKGHPDRISPMMMPRSIPNMVSAEVSLDLGAHGPSLTVNTACASGGTALGVACDLLRSGTCDIVISGGTDSQRNPMTASAFAQLRTLSRRHHDHAGASRPFDADRDGFVLGEGSGILVLERAEHMRARAARPRVYLSGHGASCDVHHYTAPHPKGDGLARAIRTALTGAGLAPEDIDHVNAHATSTVLNDRAEAAALHQVFREPPPVTANKSIIGHSLGAAGAIEAALTALTIQHQLIPPTANLDRIDPDIDLDVVTKTPRSTVIRAALSASSGFGGQNAVIVMTAP